The window GGCTTGTAGCATTTCTTTCAGGTTTCCTTCGCGCTCTAGTTGTGCAAAAAGTGCGGGGAAATACTGATGAAAATCACGGAACATGCCAGGGTATACAGTACCAACACCTGGGTAGACAAAAGTGACACCACCTTTGCTATTGGGTGCAGGCGAGAAACAACTACCGGCTGGTGTTTTGTAATGACTTTTCTCTGCTATTACTTTTGGCAAAGCATTACTGATTGCAGATATTTCCTGCAAAACAGCGGTAACAGAAGCGCCTTGCAACACGATAGTCGGTAGTGATATCGATGAAGTGGCAGAAGACGAAACGTCAGTTTGATACTGCGCTAAGTTCTTAGTCATTAAAGCAATAAGAGCAGCATTGTCATTTGGTGTTAAATCATTAGGTAAATCAGCTAAACGTTGCTTTAGCTGTTCTAATTGCACTGATAATTCTATTTCATTCAGCCCTGAGAGGACAAAGAATAAGCGAGAGGCGTTCAGTAATGATTGCGCTTTTTGTAACCCTGTTGCTTGCGTTAATACCAAGCTACTTTCTGAATCAGAATTGGCATTAAACGTTAAACTAGCTACGCGTGCTTTATGGGGCTCAGTAAACCAGTAATGGCTTGCATTGTTTGCAGCATGAGCTGCCGCGTGCAGTGTCCGGCGAGCAATATCATCAACCATGTTAAAGAAAGCGAGAAACTGCTGATCAGCAGCTAATGTTTCAGATGTTTGTTGATGACTGAGATCGGCATTTTGACGACGAGACTGGTTGAGGGCTATTTCTAGGCTATTAACAGAGCCTTCAGCAAAACCTGCAAGGTACGCGTGAGGGTGAATTTTGTTTTTAGCAGCAGCTAAACCGCTAAGCATCAGTAAACGCTGTTGTGGTTCGTTCGGCTTACATTGGAGGGTAAGTTGAACTAGCTGACCTTGGTTTACCGCTTGAATAGCAGTTTGAAGCGCGGCATTGAAGTTGTCATTAATAGCAATATGTTGAATTGCTGGTAATGACGCTAGAATATCGGCAGAAAGCCCAGCAGCGTCTGCTGCTTGGGCTAAAAGAGCGATGCGCAATGGCATCGCTTTATTAGAAGTATCAGCCACTATGACAGAAGCTCCTTCTCTGGCTCAGACTTCACCAAAAATGCCTCATTTAGGCTTTTACTGATCGTTACTTTAGCGCTTTTCATAACAGCACTTAAACGACCATCTTGATGGTAAAGCGAGATATTAGCTTGTAGTGAACGCGTCGTATTTTTAATTACGTCGAGTTCTAACCAACCTTTATCACCCGCTTGCATTGGTTCATAAGAAACAAATTCACCAATGGCAGAAGGTAGACTTGCAGCCCCGTACTTCAAGCGCGCCCACACCAACATTGCTTGTAATAAGTAGTCTTCAGCGAAAGGCTGGCAACCACCAAGGTGTTGGGTTGGAACGAATGCGCCACAGTCTGTATCAGCCACTGTTGGTAGCTGGCACTGTGCGAGCAAACCAGCATCATCAAAACGTTCAACCGTTGTAATACCTTGCAGTCTTGGGCCATGGAACAGGGTGCCATTACTGTATAAGGCTTTAGCTGTTGTTATGGGTTCATTTGAATTCGCTACAAAGGTTTTAGCTTGTGTTGCTGGTACGGGTTCTACAACCAGCATCGCTTTGTACTGAGGACGATCTTGGCAGCTGATCAATGCTTTGATTTGATCCGTTGCTTTTTCGTCTGGCGTCAGTGTCAATGTGAGCGTTTGTATTTCATTCGTATCAAAGATCACGCCTTTAAGCAGTTTGTAGTCGCGAACAGTAACGTTCGCTCCTAACAGTTGCTCTGCTGCTTCACGCATCCATTGAATGGCACACACTGTCGGTAACACTGGGTTACCGGCAATGCAGTGATCATTGATGAAAGGCATTGCTTTCGGGTCAAGATCGCGTGTTACAGTAATGCTTGAATTCAGCGGACTCTTTGCTACTAGCATAGACTCCGCATCAAGCTTTTTTACAGCGGCTTCCTTGTTGTCTGAACCTTGCATGCTTGTACCCACAAGCAGTTGGATACCTGTTTCACTTAGCAGCTGAGAGCTGAATAGTTCAGCACCTGCTTGAAGAGGAATCACGTATACACCACGGTCAGTAAACATTTTCTTCAATGCTGCGTTTACCATGCCGCCGTCCCACGGTCCCCAGTTGAAGCTCATTACTTTTGCTTCAGGGTTACGTGCAGATAGCTGTAATGCCGCTTTATTCAATATTTCATTGGACATCGCGTAATCGCTTTGTCCAGTGTTGCCGTAGAAGCCAGCTGCTGATGAGAACATCGCAACCAGTTTTAGCTTGTCGCTGTTTAATGCGTTAAGCACTGCTTCAAGACCGCCTACTTTAGTGCCGTAAACAAGGTTTAACTCATCAAGCGTTTTATCTTGAATATGCTTGTCAGCCAGTACGCCTGCGCCGTGAATAAGACCTGTAATATCATTGAACTGAGACAGTGTTTTAGCAACAGAATCACTGCTTGATACGTCAAGGCTTATGTATTCAGCACTCGCACCCACATTAGCAAATGCAGAAAGAGCAGTGTTAATTTCAAGGCTGCTTAATACAGGCTTGAGTAACGCATCTACTTTCTTCGGTGTTGGTTTCTCACCAGATGTTTGAATATGGCGAATGGCTGCTGGCTTTAGCTCGTTTGCTTGTTTACCTTGTGCCCATTCTGGCAGTTCGTTTGCCGTAATATGCTGACTACGACCTGCAAGAATGAAGTGTGATTTGCACTGTTTAGCCAGTGTTAATGCACATTCAAACGT is drawn from Photobacterium profundum SS9 and contains these coding sequences:
- a CDS encoding PfaB family protein codes for the protein MADTSNKAMPLRIALLAQAADAAGLSADILASLPAIQHIAINDNFNAALQTAIQAVNQGQLVQLTLQCKPNEPQQRLLMLSGLAAAKNKIHPHAYLAGFAEGSVNSLEIALNQSRRQNADLSHQQTSETLAADQQFLAFFNMVDDIARRTLHAAAHAANNASHYWFTEPHKARVASLTFNANSDSESSLVLTQATGLQKAQSLLNASRLFFVLSGLNEIELSVQLEQLKQRLADLPNDLTPNDNAALIALMTKNLAQYQTDVSSSATSSISLPTIVLQGASVTAVLQEISAISNALPKVIAEKSHYKTPAGSCFSPAPNSKGGVTFVYPGVGTVYPGMFRDFHQYFPALFAQLEREGNLKEMLQAEKTYGENPAEMTLGELAIAGVGSSYLLTQLLCEEFAVKPDFALGYSKGEASMWASLGVWKNPHALIELTQTSPIFTTAISGKLTAVREAWQLTDAEEITWNSFVVRCESATIEALLPEFPRAYLAIIQGDTCVLAGCEATCRALLKKLGKRGIAANRVTAMHTTPALSQHSQVTEFYTQPLCDELPMDIKFISAAGLLPQNQNVPVNIDSQSIANSIADTFCTTLDFTALIRTAREQGARLFVEIGADRQTSTLIDKINRTDNVTTESCTVAANAKGGEDIVTLLKCIAQLITHQIPLSLSPLLQGLEEQVNALKLHSVSSANTTPNTTQGEPV